A genomic window from Ananas comosus cultivar F153 linkage group 22, ASM154086v1, whole genome shotgun sequence includes:
- the LOC109727720 gene encoding U-box domain-containing protein 44-like codes for MAEEFEENCENNDRHGEIYQEKVYDAFVCPLTKQIMRDPVTIETGYTFDREAILKWFRECQNNGRKLACPLTRKELRSTDLNPSIALRNAIDEWTQRNEAKELDKAHRLLLSSASSEQDALRALEFVVNVSWKRSRAVYNGGLIPTISGLLKSGSITLRSKALEVLRIVAEENNENKEDIGAGDTIRTIVKFLLHEYIKERELAVALLCELSKSESLCEKIGGVDGAILILVGLASSKSENIVVVERAEHTLKNLEKCEKNIKQMAENGRLQPLLTKLLEGSPETQLSMALYLGELILANDVKVLVAQTAGPTLITIMTTGTVQAREATLKALNQISSNESSASVLIEAGILPPLVRDLFAVGCGRLPTRLKEMSAGVLSNLVASGADLEAVPLDDGDQTLLSEDVVHNLLHLISNTGPAIEHRLLQVLVGLTSSPTAVSYIVSGIKSSGAVISLVQFIDAAHTDVRVAALKLLHNISPHMSIELAETLGGSSSHLGTVLDAISDNNGIAEEQAAAIGLLAELPEMDSGLTKQLFKQGAFRVVITKLLSIRDGGARSNRYIGPFQEGLVRVLSRLTYCLAEPEHIAFAKEYDLATVFAGLIEANGSDKVIIASAFALENLSQESKYLTAKPEPPKCTLLSCFSKPPSVSGLCRIHHGFCTAKESFCLLESRAVEKLIACLDHTNEKVVEAALAALCTLLDDTVDTVEGVYVLCEAEGIKPIFDALIQNRTEIIQKRAVWAVERFLRIDDIAREVSGNQSVGSALVEAYRNGDYRTRQIAERALKHIERLPDFSAIAAQS; via the exons ATGGCCGAGGAATTCGAAGAAAATTGTGAAAATAACGACCGGCACGGCGAGATCTATCAAGAAAAAGTATACGACGCGTTTGTTTGCCCCCTCACTAAGCAAATTATGCGCGATCCCGTTACCATCGAAACAGGGTACACCTTCGATAGAGaagcaattttgaaatggttcaGGGAATGTCAGAACAACGGAAGGAAACTCGCGTGCCCCTTGACACGAAAGGAGCTCCGCAGCACCGATCTTAACCCTAGTATCGCTCTTCGTAATGCTATTGATGAATGGACGCAAAGAAATGAAGCTAAGGAGCTCGATAAAGCGCACAGATTACTGCTGAGTTCGGCGAGCTCAGAACAAGATGCTTTGAGGGCTCTAGAGTTTGTTGTCAATGTTTCCTGGAAAAGAAGCCGTGCTGTATATAATGGCGGGTTGATACCGACGATTTCTGGCTTGTTGAAGAGCGGCAGCATAACCCTTCGCTCTAAAGCACTCGAGGTTCTTCGCATTGTAGCCGAGGAAAACAATGAAAATAag GAAGATATTGGCGCGGGAGACACCATACGCACGATCGTAAAGTTTCTCCTGCATGAATATATCAAGGAGAGGGAGTTAGCTGTCGCTCTCTTATGTGAGCTTTCGAAGTCCGAATCTTTGTGCGAAAAGATTGGTGGAGTCGACGGGGCGATTCTCATATTGGTAGGATTGGCGAGTAGCAAATCGGAAAACATCGTAGTCGTTGAGAGAGCCGAGCATACGCTGAAGAATCTGGAGAAGTGCGAGAAAAATATTAAGCAAATGGCGGAAAATGGGAGGCTTCAGCCCCTTCTTACGAAACTCCTCGAAG GTTCGCCGGAAACCCAGCTATCGATGGCTTTATACCTTGGCGAACTCATTCTCGCCAACGACGTAAAGGTCCTTGTGGCACAAACGGCCGGTCCGACGCTGATAACCATTATGACGACGGGAACCGTGCAAGCAAGAGAAGCTACTTTAAAAGCCCTGAATCAGATCTCGTCGAACGAATCGAGCGCCAGCGTACTAATCGAGGCCGGCATCCTCCCCCCTCTCGTCAGGGACCTCTTTGCCGTCGGCTGCGGCCGCCTCCCAACGCGGCTGAAGGAGATGTCCGCCGGCGTCCTGTCCAACCTCGTGGCGTCCGGCGCAGATCTCGAGGCTGTCCCGTTAGACGACGGCGACCAAACTCTTCTCTCAGAGGATGTCGTCCACAACCTGCTCCACCTCATCAGCAACACCGGCCCGGCGATCGAGCACAGGCTTCTTCAAGTCCTGGTTGGACTGACGAGTTCGCCGACTGCGGTTTCGTACATTGTTTCCGGCATTAAAAGCTCAGGTGCCGTTATCAGTTTAGTCCAATTTATCGACGCCGCGCATACAGATGTTCGCGTGGCCGCGCTGAAGCTCTTACATAACATCTCTCCTCACATGAGCATCGAGCTCGCAGAAACTCTCGGAGGTAGTTCCAGCCATTTGGGCACCGTACTTGATGCCATTTCGGACAACAACGGGATCGCAGAAGAACAAGCCGCGGCCATCGGGCTTCTGGCTGAGCTTCCTGAGATGGACTCTGGCCTCACCAAACAGCTTTTCAAACAAGGAGCTTTCAGAGTTGTCATTACAAAACTGCTCAGTATAAGGGACGGCGGGGCTCGCAGCAACCGCTACATAGGGCCTTTTCAGGAAGGGCTCGTGCGAGTGCTCTCAAGGCTTACGTACTGCTTAGCGGAGCCCGAACACATCGCCTTCGCAAAGGAGTACGATCTCGCCACAGTTTTCGCCGGTCTAATCGAAGCAAACGGGAGCGATAAGGTGATAATAGCTTCAGCTTTCGCACTCGAGAACCTCTCGCAAGAATCCAAGTACTTGACAGCAAAACCTGAGCCGCCAAAGTGTACTCTACTGTCCTGCTTCAGTAAGCCGCCGTCGGTTTCTGGGCTCTGCCGCATACACCATGGGTTCTGTACAGCGAAAGAGAGCTTCTGCTTATTGGAGAGTAGGGCGGTCGAGAAGTTGATTGCTTGTTTAGACCACACCAATGAGAAGGTCGTCGAGGCCGCATTGGCTGCGCTTTGCACTCTGCTGGACGATACCGTCGACACCGTAGAAGGGGTGTATGTGTTGTGTGAGGCCGAGGGGATTAAACCGATTTTCGATGCTCTGATACAGAATCGGACCGAGATTATTCAGAAAAGAGCAGTTTGGGCCGTCGAGAGGTTTTTGCGAATCGACGACATCGCGAGAGAAGTTTCGGGGAATCAGAGTGTGGGCTCGGCTCTTGTGGAAGCTTACAGGAATGGTGACTACCGGACGCGGCAGATCGCGGAGAGAGCATTGAAGCATATAGAAAGGTTGCCAGATTTCTCTGCCATAGCTGCTCAGAGTTAA
- the LOC109727721 gene encoding protein REVEILLE 2-like: MVATALLENSRKPYLNPISIPERRMRVDVGSSAVGSGAQPKETDDYAIKVRKPYTITKQREKWTEEEHEKFLEALKLFGRAWRQIQEHIGTKTAVQIRSHAQKFFSKLERESGSEKAIEIPPPRPKKKPLRPYPRKNGVSKLQLSSVGSSSVSEQENGSPVSVLSRLGSDTSGSSISNRPSPVSSDGGDPTGTSLIEQDNGCQSSTTSTEEQNSTSPPASKDEAHMEIDEDSKDQVLSKDASPMIEAQATTLKLFGRTVVITDLKMLCSSTAKYDKQSCQASAAPVEQHGSNMQLQLLSAAAATNEVSSQFQCGNFAEASVAALPWWWAITPQIVSPRSRETGEKAGACLSASSSDSVRSGEPEPAPMFKPSKNSAFVRVEADKNITATRGFVPYKRCSTTEKQSVAAAL; encoded by the exons ATGGTAGCAACAGCTTTGCTG GAAAACAGCCGGAAGCCTTATCTGAATCCAATCAGCATACCCGAAAGGAGGATGCGTGTGGATGTTGGATCTTCTGCTGTAGGAAGTGGAGCGCAACCGAAGGAAACAGATGATTACGCCATCAAG GTTAGGAAACCTTACACAATAACAAAACAGCGGGAGAAGTGGACCGAGGAAGAGCACGAGAAGTTCTTGGAGGCTCTCAAGTTATTCGGCCGTGCTTGGCGCCAGATACAAG AGCACATAGGCACCAAAACAGCTGTTCAAATTCGAAGCCATGCTCAGAAATTCTTTTCAAAG CTAGAACGGGAATCGGGCTCGGAGAAAGCCATCGAAATCCCTCCTCCCCGGCCCAAAAAAAAACCGCTTCGGCCTTACCCGCGGAAGAATGGGGTTTCCAAACTACAACTGTCGTCTGTGGGGTCTTCCTCGGTGTCCGAACAAGAGAATGGATCGCCCGTATCAGTTTTATCGAGACTGGGATCCGATACTTCTGGGTCATCGATTTCAAATCGGCCTAGCCCGGTGTCCTCTGACGGTGGAGATCCAACGGGCACATCTCTGATCGAACAGGACAACGGGTGTCAGTCGTCTACAACGTCGACCGAAGAACAAAATTCAACTTCGCCACCTGCCTCCAAAGATGAAGCTCACATG GAGATTGACGAGGACTCTAAAGATCAAGTTCTTTCGAAAGACGCTTCGCCAATGATAGAAGCTCAAGCCACCACTTTGAAGCTATTCGGTAGAACTGTTGTGATAACGGATCTTAAAATGTTGTGCTCTTCGACTGCGAAGTACGACAAACAAAGTTGCCAGGCATCGGCTGCTCCGGTAGAGCAGCATGGCAGCAATATGCAATTGCAATTGCTTTCAGCAGCAGCTGCAACAAACGAAGTTTCGTCGCAGTTTCAATGTGGGAACTTTGCGGAGGCTTCGGTTGCTGCTTTACCTTGGTGGTGGGCCATTACTCCGCAAATCGTAAGTCCGCGATCTCGCGAGACTGGCGAGAAAGCAGGAGCTTGTCTGAGTGCTTCGAGCTCGGACTCGGTGCGTTCGGGCGAACCCGAGCCAGCGCCGATGTTCAAGCCAAGCAAGAACTCAGCCTTTGTACGTGTGGAGGCCGACAAGAACATTACAGCAACAAGAGGCTTCGTGCCGTACAAAAGATGTAGTACAACTGAGAAGCAAAGTGTAGCGGCGGCGTTGTAG
- the LOC109727723 gene encoding histone H4: MSGRGKGGKGLGKGGAKRHRKVLRDNIQGITKPAIRRLARRGGVKRISGLIYEETRGVLKIFLENVIRDAVTYTEHARRKTVTAMDVVYALKRQGRTLYGFGG; the protein is encoded by the coding sequence atgtcGGGGAGGGGGAAGGGGGGGAAGGGATTGGGGAAGGGCGGGGCGAAGCGCCACCGCAAGGTTCTCCGCGACAACATCCAGGGGATCACGAAGCCCGCGATCCGGCGCCtggcgcggcgcggcggcgtgAAGCGCATCAGCGGCCTCATCTACGAGGAGACCCGCGGCGTGCTCAAGATCTTCCTCGAGAACGTCATCCGCGACGCCGTCACCTACACCGAGCACGCCCGCCGCAAGACCGTCACCGCCATGGACGTCGTCTACGCCCTCAAGCGCCAGGGCCGCACCCTCTACGGCTTCGGCGGGTGA
- the LOC109727614 gene encoding alpha-1,3-mannosyl-glycoprotein 2-beta-N-acetylglucosaminyltransferase isoform X2: MQQEKIVLLEESKKVRDEEYYQLKTLVRALEKRNLEALISKNEVPVAAVVIMACNRPDYLQRTVDSILKYHSSVSSKFPLFVSQDGTNPDVKSKALSYSQITYMQHVDLEPVHTERPGELIAYYKIARHYKWALDELFTKHNFNRVIILEDDMEIAPDFFDYFEATSTLLDNDKTIMAVSSWNDNGQVQFVHDPETLYRSDFFPGLGWMLTKSTWEELSPKWPKAYWDDWVRLKEVHKDRQFIRPEICRTYNFGEHGSSMGQFFKQYLEPIKLNDVHVDWKSADVSYLREDKYLVLFRKIVSDAKPVHGPDAVPTAHNLDVDVRIQYSDQRDFERLARQFGIFEEWKDGIPRTAYKGVVVFRYNRTQRRIFLVGPDSLRQLGIKHS; this comes from the exons AAAGGAATCTAGAGGCCTTGATTAGCAAAAATGAG GTTCCTGTTGCAGCCGTGGTAATAATGGCTTGCAATCGTCCAGACTATTTACAAAGAACAGTAGACTCTATATTGAA atATCATAGCTCTGTCTCTTCAAAATTTCCACTTTTTGTATCCCAG GATGGAACAAATCCTGATGTTAAAAGTAAAGCTTTGAGTTACAGCCAGATCACTTATATGCAG CATGTGGATCTTGAACCAGTGCATACAGAACGACCAGGAGAATTAATAGCGTACTACAAGATTGCCA GGCACTACAAGTGGGCTTTGGATGAACTGTTCACAAAGCATAACTTCAATCGGGTAATCATATTGGAAG ATGACATGGAGATAGCCCCAGatttctttgattattttgagGCTACGTCTACTCTACTTGATAATGATAA GACTATCATGGCTGTATCTTCTTGGAATGACAATGGCCAAGTGCAGTTTGTGCATGACCCTG aaacCCTTTATCGCTCAGATTTCTTTCCTGGGCTTGGATGGATGCTAACGAAATCTACATGGGAAGAACTATCACCAAAGTGGCCTAAAGC TTATTGGGATGATTGGGTAAGGTTGAAGGAGGTACACAAAGATCGCCAATTTATTCGGCCAGAGATTTGCAGAACATACAATTTCGGTGAGCAT GGCTCTAGCATGGGACAATTTTTCAAACAGTACTTGGAGCCTATTAAGCTGAACGATGTCCAT GTTGATTGGAAATCAGCTGACGTGAGCTATCTGAGGGAG GACAAATATCTGGTTTTATTCCGAAAAATTGTATCTGATGCAAAACCTGTTCATGGGCCTGATGCTGTTCCTACGGCTCATAATCTAGATGTTGATGTCAGGATCCAGTACAGTGACCAGAGAGACTTTGAGCGATTAGCTCGCCAGTTTGGTATATTTGAAGAATGGAAG GATGGAATTCCAAGGACAGCTTATAAAGGAGTCGTAGTCTTCCGATATAATAGAACTCAAAGGCGCATATTCCTCGTGGGTCCAGATTCTCTTCGGCAACTTGGGATCAAACATTCGTGA